A part of Citrifermentans bremense genomic DNA contains:
- a CDS encoding metallophosphoesterase family protein: MRLLVISDSHGNYAHAFRAHQMAGDVDGIVHLGDGSEDARMLEEVLGVTVHKVAGNCDFDRCLPAELTLELGECRILATHGNRERVKSGLKELIGKGVAAKASVVLYGHTHLPAVEAADGMLLVNPGPLKEGLPGSFAIVTVHGATASAEIYPL, from the coding sequence ATGAGATTACTTGTTATCTCCGACAGCCACGGCAATTACGCACATGCTTTCAGGGCGCATCAGATGGCCGGCGATGTCGACGGGATAGTCCATTTGGGTGACGGCTCCGAGGATGCACGCATGCTGGAAGAGGTGCTGGGAGTGACGGTGCACAAGGTGGCTGGAAACTGCGACTTCGACCGGTGCCTGCCGGCGGAGCTCACCCTGGAGCTGGGGGAGTGCCGCATCCTGGCGACGCACGGCAACAGGGAGCGGGTGAAAAGCGGGTTGAAAGAGCTCATCGGCAAGGGGGTCGCGGCGAAGGCGTCGGTGGTCCTCTACGGACACACGCACCTTCCCGCGGTCGAAGCGGCAGACGGCATGCTGCTGGTGAATCCCGGTCCGCTGAAGGAAGGCTTACCCGGAAGCTTCGCCATCGTCACCGTCCACGGTGCCACGGCCAGCGCCGAGATCTACCCGCTCTAG
- the sppA gene encoding signal peptide peptidase SppA, whose translation MKKGCMLYGSLFIVGVLLLFLACVAIVKAVLNDGESLRGDGVGLVELKGMIVDGQETVRQLRELKKDDRVKAVVLRIDSPGGVVGPSQEIYAAVKGLAKVKKVVVSMGSVAASGGYYAAAPATLIYSNPGTITGSIGVLMKFSNIEGLMDKVGLKAFTIKTGKFKDVGSPVRPMSDEERSMLQGVIDSTHQQFIKAVAEGRRLPVEKVRAIADGRIFSGEQALAEKLVDKIGTLQDAVEEAGRLGGIKGEPELIRPPKKKTRIFSVLTERAEQRLEQFSGSDSGVSLDYRLGW comes from the coding sequence ATGAAGAAAGGATGCATGCTCTATGGATCATTGTTCATAGTCGGCGTGTTGCTGCTCTTTCTGGCCTGCGTCGCCATCGTCAAGGCGGTGTTGAACGACGGGGAGAGCTTGAGAGGCGACGGCGTCGGCCTAGTCGAGCTGAAGGGGATGATCGTCGACGGCCAGGAGACGGTGCGGCAGCTGCGTGAGCTGAAAAAGGACGATCGGGTGAAGGCGGTCGTCTTGCGGATAGATTCGCCGGGAGGCGTCGTCGGCCCGTCGCAGGAGATCTACGCGGCGGTGAAGGGGCTCGCGAAGGTGAAGAAGGTGGTGGTCTCCATGGGGAGCGTCGCAGCTTCGGGGGGATACTACGCGGCGGCGCCGGCCACCCTCATCTACTCCAACCCCGGCACCATCACCGGGAGCATCGGCGTCTTGATGAAGTTCTCAAACATCGAGGGGCTGATGGACAAGGTAGGGTTGAAGGCCTTCACCATCAAGACCGGCAAGTTCAAGGACGTGGGCTCCCCGGTCCGTCCCATGAGCGACGAAGAGAGAAGCATGCTGCAGGGGGTGATCGACAGCACGCACCAGCAGTTCATCAAGGCGGTCGCCGAGGGGAGGAGGCTGCCTGTCGAAAAGGTGCGCGCCATCGCCGACGGCAGGATCTTCTCCGGGGAGCAGGCGCTGGCTGAAAAACTGGTGGATAAGATCGGCACCCTGCAGGATGCGGTCGAGGAGGCGGGAAGGCTTGGCGGGATCAAGGGGGAGCCGGAGCTGATACGTCCTCCCAAGAAAAAGACCAGGATCTTCAGCGTTCTGACTGAGCGGGCCGAGCAGCGTCTGGAACAGTTTTCCGGCTCAGACAGTGGCGTCTCTCTCGACTACCGGTTGGGCTGGTAA
- a CDS encoding YceD family protein — protein sequence MKIEIEKVKKKQVDLSEVEPASHFPALMEMEKAGECSFTTPVAAQVSAIWEYDHVRATGKVETAVKLTCSRCLAEYESPISSEFTIFYTEAKGDELDEEVELSDEELISASYTGDEIDLAPEIAEQVMLEVPYKPLCKESCLGLCPQCGADLNAGECGCDRGGINLKMAALKKIKIEK from the coding sequence TTGAAGATAGAGATCGAGAAGGTTAAGAAGAAGCAGGTCGATCTCTCCGAAGTGGAGCCCGCCTCACACTTTCCAGCTCTAATGGAGATGGAAAAAGCGGGCGAGTGCAGCTTCACCACGCCGGTGGCAGCCCAGGTCTCGGCGATCTGGGAATACGACCATGTGAGGGCGACGGGCAAGGTGGAAACTGCGGTGAAGCTTACCTGCTCGCGCTGCCTTGCCGAGTACGAGTCCCCCATCTCCTCTGAGTTCACCATCTTCTATACGGAAGCCAAGGGTGATGAACTCGACGAGGAGGTTGAACTCTCCGACGAGGAACTGATCTCCGCCAGCTACACCGGAGACGAGATCGACCTGGCGCCCGAGATCGCGGAACAGGTGATGCTGGAAGTACCCTACAAGCCTTTGTGCAAAGAGTCGTGCCTGGGGCTTTGCCCGCAGTGCGGCGCTGACCTGAACGCCGGAGAATGCGGCTGCGATCGCGGCGGGATTAACTTGAAGATGGCCGCTCTGAAGAAGATCAAGATAGAAAAGTAA
- the rpmF gene encoding 50S ribosomal protein L32 — translation MAVPKKKTSKSRKNMRRAHDFLTAPTVSTCPQCKAPKLPHCVCPSCGTYKGRQVLKAEEL, via the coding sequence ATGGCTGTACCTAAGAAGAAGACCTCCAAGTCGCGCAAGAACATGAGGCGTGCACACGACTTCCTGACCGCTCCCACTGTCTCGACCTGCCCCCAGTGCAAAGCCCCCAAGCTCCCGCATTGCGTCTGCCCTTCCTGCGGCACCTACAAGGGACGCCAGGTGCTGAAAGCCGAAGAACTCTAG
- the plsX gene encoding phosphate acyltransferase PlsX: MRVAVDVMGGDNAPHVEVEGAVAAAREFGVPVTLVGDVEKVQAELARHNCKGLDIEVWHASEVVGMHDSASDAVRKKKDSSIRVAFELVKGGEAVAVVSAGNSGATMAAGMFVLKRMKGIDRAAIAQLFPTVSGKTLVLDVGGNVDCKPIHLVQFAVMGEVYARFVMGVDNPKVGLLSNGEEASKGNELTRETSALLREKPINYIGYVEGRDIFNGSVDVVVCDGFVGNVALKLSEGLAEAVGKMLKAEIKSSFLSQIGYLLSRKAFNNFKKTVDYAEYGGAPLLGINGVGMICHGGSNPKAIKNAIRFAHEYALKGVNGRMAEKLNESFPGDAREREGAQAPDAGTERVAS, translated from the coding sequence ATGAGAGTTGCTGTCGATGTAATGGGGGGCGACAACGCCCCTCATGTTGAAGTGGAAGGTGCAGTAGCTGCGGCCAGGGAGTTCGGCGTGCCGGTCACCCTGGTCGGAGACGTCGAAAAGGTCCAAGCCGAACTCGCCCGCCACAACTGCAAAGGGCTCGACATCGAGGTCTGGCATGCCTCGGAAGTGGTCGGCATGCACGACTCCGCTTCCGACGCGGTGCGCAAGAAGAAGGATTCCTCCATCCGCGTCGCCTTCGAGCTCGTGAAGGGTGGCGAGGCCGTCGCCGTGGTAAGCGCGGGCAACTCGGGCGCCACCATGGCGGCCGGCATGTTCGTGCTGAAAAGGATGAAAGGGATCGACCGCGCCGCGATCGCCCAGCTTTTTCCCACCGTCTCCGGCAAGACCCTCGTACTCGACGTCGGCGGCAACGTCGACTGCAAGCCGATACATCTGGTGCAGTTCGCCGTGATGGGCGAGGTGTACGCCAGGTTCGTCATGGGTGTCGACAACCCCAAGGTTGGCCTGCTCTCCAACGGCGAGGAGGCGAGCAAGGGCAACGAGCTCACCCGCGAAACCAGTGCGCTTTTGCGCGAAAAGCCGATCAACTACATCGGCTACGTCGAGGGGCGCGACATCTTCAACGGCTCGGTCGATGTGGTCGTCTGCGACGGCTTCGTCGGCAACGTGGCGCTGAAACTCTCAGAAGGGCTCGCTGAGGCCGTGGGCAAGATGCTCAAGGCCGAGATCAAAAGCAGCTTCCTGTCACAGATCGGCTACCTCCTAAGCCGCAAGGCCTTCAATAACTTCAAGAAAACCGTAGACTACGCTGAGTACGGCGGCGCGCCGCTCCTCGGGATCAACGGCGTCGGCATGATCTGCCACGGCGGTTCCAATCCCAAGGCGATTAAAAACGCGATCCGCTTTGCTCATGAATATGCGCTCAAGGGGGTGAACGGCCGCATGGCCGAGAAGCTCAACGAGAGTTTCCCCGGCGACGCACGCGAGCGTGAGGGTGCCCAGGCGCCCGACGCAGGAACAGAAAGGGTTGCTTCATGA
- a CDS encoding beta-ketoacyl-ACP synthase III — protein sequence MIRPKITGTGSAVPQKVLTNFDLEKMVDTSDEWIVARTGIRERRIASEGEYTSTFAALAAQRALEAAGVAPEELDLIVVGTLTPDFPFPATACIVQQIIKAPNAFCFDLSAACSGFIYALATAEKYILSGKVKKALVIGAEVLSRIVDWTDRNTCLLFGDGSGAVVLEAVEGESGVLSTHMHSDGNYWEILYQKGAGSRNPATQKNLDDRLVYLSMQGNEVFKLAVRAMGEVAQEALSANGLTPDDVSLFIPHQANQRIIDSIGKRLGITGERVFVNLDHYGNTSAASIPIALDEAVRAGRLKEGDILLLDAFGGGLTWGAALVRW from the coding sequence ATGATTCGTCCGAAGATCACCGGTACCGGCTCTGCCGTGCCGCAGAAAGTACTGACCAATTTCGACCTTGAAAAGATGGTGGACACCAGCGACGAATGGATCGTCGCCCGGACCGGGATCCGGGAGCGGCGCATAGCCTCGGAAGGGGAGTACACCTCGACCTTCGCGGCTCTCGCGGCGCAAAGGGCGCTGGAGGCTGCAGGCGTTGCCCCTGAGGAACTCGACCTGATCGTGGTCGGCACCCTGACCCCCGATTTCCCCTTCCCCGCTACCGCCTGCATCGTCCAGCAGATCATCAAAGCCCCCAACGCATTCTGCTTCGACCTATCAGCCGCCTGCTCCGGTTTCATCTACGCCCTCGCTACCGCCGAGAAGTACATCCTCTCCGGCAAGGTCAAGAAGGCACTGGTGATCGGCGCCGAGGTCCTTTCCCGTATCGTGGACTGGACCGACCGCAACACCTGCCTGCTCTTCGGCGACGGTTCCGGCGCCGTGGTCCTTGAGGCGGTGGAAGGTGAGAGCGGCGTTCTCTCCACCCACATGCACAGCGACGGCAACTACTGGGAGATCCTGTACCAGAAGGGTGCGGGGAGCCGCAACCCGGCGACGCAGAAGAACCTGGACGACCGACTGGTCTACCTGAGTATGCAGGGGAACGAGGTGTTCAAGCTCGCGGTGCGCGCCATGGGCGAGGTTGCTCAGGAGGCGCTTTCGGCCAACGGGCTCACCCCCGACGACGTCTCCCTGTTCATCCCGCACCAGGCCAACCAGAGGATCATCGACTCCATCGGCAAGAGGCTCGGCATAACCGGCGAGCGCGTCTTCGTCAATCTGGACCACTACGGCAACACCTCGGCGGCCTCGATCCCGATCGCTTTGGACGAGGCGGTGCGTGCCGGCAGGCTGAAGGAAGGGGATATCCTGCTTCTGGACGCCTTCGGCGGCGGACTCACCTGGGGCGCCGCGCTGGTGCGCTGGTAG
- the fabD gene encoding ACP S-malonyltransferase produces MQSYAFIFPGQGSQHAGMGKELADNFKSARICFEEADDALGFSLSRLCFEGPEEELKLTANTQPAILAASVAALRVLREESPLTPSFLAGHSLGEYSALVASGALDFADALRTVRARGSFMQDAVPVGVGAMAAILGAEADQLAEICAEAAQGEVVSPANFNSPGQIVVAGHTAAVNRAIEIAKAKGFRKAMLLPVSAPFHCALMQKAAERLAETLQPVQVNPLATPVVTNVEAKPNSDAARVKPLLVEQVCAPVLWDQIVQQIIAAGVTNFVEIGPGKVLAGLVKRINKETVSFNVQDVAGVKALTGGAI; encoded by the coding sequence ATGCAATCTTATGCATTCATCTTTCCCGGGCAGGGGTCTCAGCATGCCGGGATGGGCAAGGAACTGGCGGATAACTTCAAGAGCGCCAGGATCTGCTTCGAAGAGGCGGACGACGCGCTGGGCTTCTCCCTTTCGCGCCTTTGCTTCGAAGGGCCCGAGGAGGAGCTGAAGCTCACTGCCAACACGCAGCCCGCGATCCTCGCGGCGAGCGTCGCCGCCTTGAGGGTGCTCAGGGAGGAGAGTCCGCTCACCCCGTCGTTTCTCGCCGGCCACTCGCTGGGCGAATACTCCGCGCTGGTTGCCTCGGGTGCTCTCGACTTCGCCGACGCGCTGAGGACGGTAAGGGCGCGCGGCAGCTTCATGCAGGACGCGGTCCCCGTCGGCGTGGGCGCCATGGCGGCGATCCTCGGCGCCGAGGCCGACCAGCTCGCGGAGATCTGCGCCGAGGCGGCGCAGGGTGAGGTGGTCTCCCCTGCCAACTTCAACTCGCCGGGACAGATCGTGGTAGCAGGCCATACCGCAGCGGTCAACCGTGCCATCGAGATCGCCAAGGCGAAAGGGTTCAGGAAGGCGATGCTCCTTCCGGTCAGCGCCCCCTTTCATTGCGCACTGATGCAGAAGGCGGCCGAGCGCCTTGCCGAGACGCTTCAGCCGGTGCAGGTGAACCCCCTTGCGACCCCGGTGGTCACCAACGTGGAGGCGAAGCCGAACTCCGATGCAGCCCGCGTGAAGCCGCTTCTGGTGGAGCAGGTTTGCGCCCCGGTCCTGTGGGACCAGATCGTGCAGCAGATCATCGCCGCCGGCGTTACCAACTTCGTCGAGATCGGCCCGGGCAAGGTTCTCGCCGGCCTGGTGAAGCGGATCAACAAGGAAACCGTCAGCTTCAACGTCCAGGACGTGGCCGGCGTGAAGGCTTTGACAGGAGGGGCGATATGA
- the fabG gene encoding 3-oxoacyl-[acyl-carrier-protein] reductase, which translates to MSLNGQVAIVTGASRGIGRAIALRLAQQGAAVVVTATTKEGAARTADEVTAAGGKALAVKVDVSVVSEVEALFKEAVAAFGKVDILVNNAGITKDGLLLRMKEEDWDAVLDVNLKGSFNCTREAAKIMSKARYGRIVNVSSVVGEMGNPGQANYCASKAGMIGLTKSVAKELARRNVTVNAVTPGFIETDMTSELSEKTRESLQEQIPMGRLGSADDISGAVLFLVSDAAAYITGHVLSVNGGMYM; encoded by the coding sequence ATGAGCTTGAACGGACAGGTAGCCATAGTCACCGGCGCCTCCCGCGGCATCGGCCGCGCCATCGCGCTGAGACTCGCGCAGCAGGGTGCTGCCGTAGTTGTCACCGCCACCACCAAAGAGGGGGCGGCGCGCACTGCGGACGAGGTCACGGCTGCAGGCGGCAAGGCGCTCGCGGTGAAGGTCGACGTTTCCGTCGTCTCCGAGGTGGAGGCGCTCTTCAAGGAGGCCGTAGCCGCCTTCGGCAAGGTCGACATCCTGGTGAACAACGCAGGGATCACCAAGGACGGGCTGCTTCTGAGGATGAAGGAAGAGGACTGGGACGCGGTGCTCGACGTGAACCTGAAGGGAAGCTTCAACTGCACCCGGGAGGCCGCGAAGATCATGTCCAAGGCGCGTTACGGCAGGATCGTCAACGTCTCCTCGGTCGTGGGCGAGATGGGGAACCCGGGGCAGGCGAACTACTGCGCCTCCAAGGCGGGTATGATCGGCCTCACCAAGTCGGTGGCCAAGGAACTCGCACGCAGGAACGTCACGGTGAACGCGGTCACCCCCGGCTTCATCGAGACCGACATGACCAGCGAGCTCTCCGAAAAGACCCGCGAGTCGCTCCAGGAGCAGATCCCCATGGGGCGGCTGGGCTCGGCCGACGACATCTCAGGGGCCGTTTTGTTCCTGGTTTCGGACGCGGCGGCCTACATCACCGGGCATGTCCTCTCGGTCAACGGCGGTATGTACATGTGA
- the acpP gene encoding acyl carrier protein, with translation MASIEKRIKEIVAEQLGVDEAQVTNESSFMDDLGADSLDTVELVMALEEEFEIEISDEDAEKIQSVQDAIDYITEHT, from the coding sequence ATGGCTTCGATCGAAAAACGCATCAAAGAAATAGTTGCCGAACAGCTCGGTGTGGACGAGGCACAGGTGACCAATGAGTCTTCCTTCATGGACGACCTGGGCGCCGACTCCCTGGATACCGTGGAACTGGTAATGGCCCTCGAAGAAGAGTTCGAAATTGAAATCTCCGACGAAGACGCCGAGAAAATCCAGTCGGTACAGGACGCAATCGACTACATCACCGAGCATACCTAG
- the fabF gene encoding beta-ketoacyl-ACP synthase II, whose amino-acid sequence MRRVVVTGVGVVSPLGTGNGKNWDALVAGKSGIAPITRFDASDLPVKIAGEVKDFVPEDFIDKKEIKKMDLFIQYGLAAAHFAMEDSGLVINEENAERVGVLVGAGLGGLPAIERYHTALQEGGYKKISPFFIPMLIINLAPGHISIKYGAKGPNVSSVSACATGTHSIGDAYHMIQRGDADAMIAGGTESTVTPLGIGGFSVMKALSTNNDDPTAASRPFDKGRDGFILSEGAGIVVLEEYEAAKARGAKIYGEIVGYGLSGDAYHLTSPAPGGEGAARCMKMALRTAGINPEQVGYINAHGTSTPYGDVGETTAIKTVFGDHAYKLMVSSTKSMTGHLLGAAGGVEAVFSLMAMKNSVVPPTINYTDPDPECDLDYVPNSAREANIEYAMSNSFGFGGTNASLLFKKV is encoded by the coding sequence ATGAGAAGAGTTGTTGTTACGGGAGTCGGTGTGGTTTCCCCGCTTGGTACCGGAAACGGCAAGAACTGGGATGCACTGGTGGCCGGCAAGTCCGGTATCGCCCCGATCACCCGTTTTGATGCCTCTGACCTGCCGGTGAAGATCGCGGGTGAGGTGAAGGACTTCGTCCCCGAGGATTTCATCGATAAGAAAGAGATCAAGAAGATGGATCTCTTCATCCAGTACGGGCTTGCCGCAGCCCATTTCGCCATGGAAGACTCGGGCCTCGTGATCAACGAAGAGAACGCCGAGCGCGTCGGCGTCCTGGTCGGCGCCGGCCTGGGCGGCCTCCCCGCCATCGAGCGTTACCACACGGCGCTGCAGGAGGGTGGCTACAAGAAGATCTCCCCGTTCTTCATCCCGATGCTGATCATCAACCTTGCTCCGGGGCACATCTCCATCAAGTACGGCGCCAAGGGACCCAACGTCTCTTCCGTCTCGGCCTGCGCCACCGGTACCCACTCCATAGGCGACGCCTACCACATGATCCAGCGCGGCGATGCCGACGCCATGATCGCCGGCGGCACCGAGTCGACCGTGACCCCCCTGGGGATCGGCGGTTTCTCCGTGATGAAGGCGCTCTCCACCAACAATGACGACCCGACGGCGGCCTCCAGGCCCTTTGACAAGGGGAGGGACGGCTTCATCCTCTCCGAAGGGGCCGGCATCGTGGTGCTCGAGGAGTACGAGGCGGCCAAGGCACGCGGCGCCAAGATTTACGGCGAGATTGTCGGCTACGGCCTTTCCGGCGACGCCTATCACCTGACCTCTCCCGCCCCCGGCGGCGAGGGCGCGGCGCGCTGCATGAAGATGGCGCTGCGCACCGCAGGCATCAACCCGGAGCAGGTCGGCTACATCAACGCCCACGGCACCTCTACCCCGTACGGCGACGTCGGCGAGACCACGGCCATCAAGACCGTTTTCGGCGACCATGCCTACAAGCTGATGGTGTCTTCCACCAAGTCGATGACCGGCCACCTCCTGGGCGCCGCCGGCGGCGTTGAGGCGGTGTTCTCCCTCATGGCGATGAAGAACTCCGTGGTCCCCCCGACCATCAACTACACCGACCCGGACCCCGAGTGCGACCTGGATTACGTCCCGAACAGCGCGCGCGAGGCGAACATCGAGTACGCGATGAGCAACTCCTTCGGCTTCGGCGGCACCAACGCGTCGCTGCTGTTCAAGAAGGTGTAG
- the rpiB gene encoding ribose 5-phosphate isomerase B, with protein MIVLGSDHGGLDLKNAIKKLLEERGIPCEDLGTHNGDSVDYPDFGVAVSRRVSEGSAEKGILVCGTGIGMSIVANKFPGVRAALATDVFMATMAKEHNNANILVLGGRVLETKLAREMVAAWLDTTYAAGRHQGRLDKITAVERELGTRLS; from the coding sequence ATGATAGTCCTCGGTAGTGATCATGGCGGGCTCGATCTGAAGAACGCGATCAAGAAGCTGCTCGAAGAGCGGGGGATTCCCTGCGAGGATCTGGGCACCCACAACGGCGACTCGGTCGACTACCCCGATTTCGGGGTGGCCGTCTCTCGCCGCGTCTCGGAAGGGAGCGCGGAGAAGGGGATCCTGGTCTGCGGCACCGGGATCGGCATGTCAATCGTGGCCAACAAGTTCCCGGGAGTGCGCGCGGCGCTCGCCACGGACGTCTTCATGGCGACCATGGCGAAGGAGCACAACAACGCCAACATCCTGGTTCTCGGCGGACGCGTGCTGGAAACCAAGCTCGCCCGCGAGATGGTGGCCGCCTGGCTTGATACCACCTACGCCGCGGGAAGGCACCAGGGGCGCCTGGACAAGATCACCGCAGTCGAGCGCGAACTGGGGACCAGGCTTTCCTGA
- the glyA gene encoding serine hydroxymethyltransferase — translation MSVLETFDPAVAEVIRHETERQEYNLELIASENFVSPAVLEAQGSVLTNKYAEGYPGKRYYGGCHCVDVVENLAIDRAKELFGADHVNVQPHSGSQANMAVYFSVLKPGDTVLGMNLAHGGHLTHGSPVNFSGKLFNIVPYGVSKETQTIDYEETERLALEHKPKMIVVGASAYPRIIDFEAFRRIADKVGAVVMVDMAHIAGLVAAGLHPSPVPYAEFVTTTTHKTLRGPRGGMIMCREDWAKTLNSNIFPGIQGGPLMHVIAAKAVAFKEALTPEFKQYQGQIVKNAKALAEGLMKRGFKLTSGGTDNHLMLVDLSQTELTGKVAEEALDRAGITVNKNGIPFDTRSPFITSGIRIGTPAATSHGLKEAEMEQVAGFIAEVLGNVSDDAKLAAVKTQVNALMKRFPMYADRLA, via the coding sequence ATGTCAGTACTGGAAACATTTGACCCGGCAGTCGCGGAGGTGATCAGGCACGAGACTGAGCGCCAGGAGTACAACCTCGAACTTATCGCCTCGGAGAACTTCGTCTCTCCGGCGGTGCTCGAAGCGCAGGGCTCGGTCCTTACCAACAAGTACGCGGAAGGGTACCCCGGCAAGCGTTACTATGGGGGTTGCCACTGCGTCGACGTGGTGGAGAACCTCGCCATCGACCGCGCCAAGGAGCTCTTCGGTGCCGATCACGTCAACGTGCAGCCGCACTCCGGTTCCCAGGCCAACATGGCTGTCTACTTCTCCGTGCTGAAGCCCGGCGACACCGTGCTCGGGATGAACCTCGCCCACGGCGGCCACCTGACCCACGGCAGCCCGGTGAACTTCTCCGGCAAGCTCTTCAACATCGTCCCCTACGGCGTCTCCAAGGAGACCCAGACCATCGATTACGAGGAGACCGAGCGTCTCGCCCTCGAGCACAAGCCGAAGATGATCGTGGTCGGCGCGTCGGCCTACCCGCGCATCATCGACTTCGAGGCCTTCCGCCGCATCGCCGACAAGGTGGGCGCCGTGGTCATGGTCGACATGGCGCACATCGCCGGTCTCGTCGCGGCTGGGCTGCACCCGAGCCCGGTTCCCTACGCCGAGTTCGTCACCACCACCACCCACAAGACGCTGCGCGGGCCGCGCGGTGGCATGATCATGTGCCGCGAGGACTGGGCCAAGACCCTCAACTCCAACATCTTCCCCGGCATCCAGGGCGGGCCGCTCATGCACGTCATAGCCGCCAAGGCCGTTGCCTTCAAGGAGGCGCTGACCCCCGAGTTCAAGCAGTATCAGGGGCAGATCGTCAAGAACGCCAAGGCGCTTGCCGAAGGGCTTATGAAGCGCGGCTTCAAGCTCACCTCCGGCGGCACCGACAATCACCTGATGCTGGTTGACCTCTCCCAGACCGAGCTGACCGGCAAGGTGGCCGAGGAGGCGCTCGACCGCGCCGGGATCACCGTCAACAAGAACGGCATCCCCTTCGACACCCGTTCGCCTTTCATCACCTCCGGCATCCGCATCGGCACCCCCGCTGCGACCAGCCACGGGCTGAAAGAGGCGGAGATGGAGCAGGTGGCAGGGTTCATCGCCGAGGTTCTCGGCAACGTCAGCGACGACGCCAAGCTCGCGGCCGTGAAGACCCAGGTCAACGCGCTGATGAAGCGCTTCCCCATGTACGCCGACCGCCTCGCCTAG
- a CDS encoding radical SAM protein, which yields MYFFNYDEPLFRPPSEAGSLIFQITIGCSQNRCRFCGMYKMKRFRVRSLDEISAEILSLPPRYRGQVRRVFLADGDALIYPQKGLEAILDLLAETFPALTRVGGYASPNSLSTKSGEDLAVLRGKKLRILYFGLESGDAETLKLVDKGFEPTEMLELCRKAKAAGMKLSVTAILGLAGRKRSAEHAAATAKWVSALSPEYFSLLTMFQRHNDDFLKLIEPLSHGEILLETRALLERLEPQGTILRSNHVSNFLNLAGSYPKDRERLIATVDAALDQAKRDPRWCAEIPSYQEEYY from the coding sequence ATGTACTTCTTCAACTACGACGAGCCGCTCTTTCGCCCCCCCTCAGAGGCGGGGAGCCTGATCTTTCAGATCACCATCGGCTGCTCCCAGAACAGGTGCAGGTTCTGCGGGATGTACAAGATGAAGCGCTTCCGCGTTCGCAGCCTCGACGAGATCAGCGCCGAGATCCTCTCCCTGCCGCCGCGCTACCGCGGACAGGTCAGGCGCGTCTTTCTTGCCGACGGCGACGCGCTCATCTACCCGCAAAAGGGGCTGGAGGCGATCCTCGATCTGCTTGCCGAAACCTTTCCGGCGCTCACCCGGGTGGGGGGCTACGCCTCACCGAACAGCCTGAGCACCAAGAGCGGCGAGGACCTTGCCGTCCTGCGCGGCAAGAAATTGCGCATCCTCTACTTCGGGCTGGAAAGCGGCGATGCGGAGACGCTCAAACTGGTGGACAAGGGGTTTGAGCCGACTGAGATGTTGGAGTTGTGCCGCAAGGCAAAAGCTGCGGGGATGAAGCTCTCGGTAACCGCTATCCTGGGGCTCGCCGGCAGGAAACGGAGCGCCGAGCATGCCGCAGCCACGGCCAAGTGGGTGAGCGCGCTCTCCCCTGAGTACTTCTCGCTTCTCACCATGTTCCAGCGTCACAACGACGATTTCCTGAAGCTGATCGAGCCTTTGAGCCATGGCGAGATCCTTTTGGAAACGCGGGCCCTCCTGGAGCGCCTCGAGCCCCAGGGCACCATCCTGCGCTCCAACCATGTCTCGAACTTCCTGAACCTGGCCGGCAGCTATCCAAAGGACCGGGAGCGCCTGATTGCGACGGTGGATGCCGCCTTGGATCAAGCAAAAAGGGACCCCCGCTGGTGTGCGGAGATCCCTTCTTATCAGGAAGAATATTATTAG